The genomic segment CAGCTCGCCGGGGCCGACGAACGTGACGCCGTACTCCGCCACCCGCCGCCGCAACTCCCGGTCGGCCGTCGCCACGACGACGTGGTCGCGCGGCCCGCTCGCCCGCGCCTCGGCGACGGTCGTCACCACCGTGTCGTCGCCCTCCCCGGGAGCCTCGACGACGTCGACACCGTCCACCGCGCCGATCCCTCGCGCCCGCCCCTCCGTCACGAGCACGATGCGAGGCCACCAGCGCCACCGGGCGTCGGGGCCGAGACCGAGCCGGGGCGCCGGGACACCCGCGCTCGCGAGGTGGGCGAGCCGGTCACGCAGGCGGGTCGCGGCCGCGGCCCGATCGCGCCACCAGCCGTCGGGCCGGGCCCCCACCACGTTGGCCGCGTCCACGACGACCGTGAGCCGGCGGTCCAGCTGTTCCCGCAGCGCGGGCCAGGCCTCGGCGAACTCGCCGTGCAGCTCGTACGACTCGACGTCGTCGGGCGGCACCCACCGCAGGGCGGCGCTCTCGCAGTTCGCCACCCGAGGCCGCACCTCGTGACGCACCGTCGCCAGCACGGTGGTGTAGCCCCACGCACCGTGGTCCGCGACGCACGACGCGAGAACGTGCACGGAACCCGAGGGCACCGCGGTCTCCTCCTCCGTTTCCCGGACCGCCGCCTCGACCGGTGTCTCACCGGGCAGCACGGCACCGCCGGGCAACGCCCACGTGCTGCCGTGATGGGTCCATCGAGCGCGGTGCTGAAGCAACACGCCACGACTTGGATGGGTCAGGAGCAGACCCGCCGCGCCAAGCGGCCCCCAGTGCCGTCGCCCGCAGCCGCAGCGGACGAATCCGTCGTCACCACCGAACATCCCGACCAGCGTACTGACGGGACCCCGCCCGAACGACCCGTCGACCGAGGCAGAATCCCAGTTCAGGCCCGCTCGCGGGCCAGCGTCGCAGCGCCCACGATCGCGGTCGCATCACCGAGCTGCGAGGTGCGGATCCGGGCGAGCGGGCGGTGCCCGGCCCCGGTGAGCACCCTGGCGTAGTGCTCGCGAGCCTCGTCCGCGAAGAGGGGCGCCGACTCCGTGACACCGCCGGCGAGCACGATGACCTCCGGATCGTAGACGTCGGCGATCAGCGCGAGCCCTTCGCCGAGCCACCGCGCCAGGTCGGCGAACGCCTCCAACGCCACGGGGTCGCCCTCGCGTGCGGCGTGGGCGACGCGGCGCCCGGTGACGGCCGCGAGGTCCGTCGCGTCGCGCGCCAGCACGGTGGAGCGAGACCCGTGGCGGGCCAGCAGCTCGACCGCGGTGGCGGCGAGAGCGGTCCCACTGCAGTACCTCTCCCAGCACCCGCGCCGCCCGCACGGGCAGGGCCGGCCGTCGGGCACCACCCGCAGGTGACCGAGCTCGGGTGCCACACCGTGGGCACCGCGGAAGATCCGCCCGCCGAGCAGCAACCCGGCACCGATGCCGGTGCCGAGCGCGAGCAGCAGTGCGACTTCCGCACCGCGCGCCGCACCGAAACGATGTTCACCGACCGCGGCGGCGTTGGCGTCGTGCTCCAACGTCACGGGGACGCCCAGCCGTCCGGACATCCGGTCGGCCACCGGAGCGGCGCGCCAGGGCAGGTGGGGCGCGAAGAGCACCGCACGCCGGTCGGGCCGGACGAACCCCGCCACCGCAAGCCCGACGGCCTCCACCGTGTGCCGAGCCCGCAGCTCGTCGACCACGGTGGTGATGGCATCCTCCAACGCGTCCTCGGCACCAGGCGTCGCGACCCGGGCGAAGTCGACGACACACCCGTCGTCGTCCACGACACCCGCTCGCACGCTGGTCCCGCCGACGTCAACTCCGATCGCGGGCATCCGGCTCCCACTCGGCACGCGGGCGGACCGTGACGTGCTGGACGCGCCGTTCCCGGCGCTCGTCCGGCTCCGGACGGGGCGGTGGCCGGAACCCCGGCATGTGGACGCCCTGCTCGGGCTCCCAGCGATCGGCGAGCACCGCCCGGACCAAGGCCAGCAGCTGCGTGACCTGCTCCAGGACCCGCGCCGCGACGTCCCCGCGCTCACCTCGGCACAGGGCGGTCACGAAGCACAACGGACACCGGTCCCGACCACCGCAGCCGGTGTGGCCGTCCTCGGACGCCTCGGTGTGCGCCTCGGTGTGGATTGTCCCGTGTCCTGCTCCGACGACGCTGTCCAGCCACGGCCGCGCCCGCTCCACCACCAGGTCGACCAGGAGGCGGATCTCGTCGGCGAGTCGTGCACCGTCGGGCCCTTCGGCCCGGTTCTCCGTCGTCATTCCGGCTTCTCCAAGTGGACCACCAGTCCGCGCGCGTCGGACTCCGCGCCGGTCAGCGTGTAGGGCCGGAGGGCCTCCGGCAGCGCGACCAGTCTGCGGAAACCGTCGACGGTCACGGCGAGGTCGTCGTCGACACGCGCGAGTGCGACCTCGGAGTCCTTGTCCAACGGCATGCCGATCCGCAGCCGGAACCCGCCGTCGACCTCCGTGGTCTGCAGCAGCGTGGTCGCTGTCGACTCTCCCACGAGCGGGTTGGTCTCGCCGTAGAGCTCGTCCGCGATCTCCAGGAGCGCCTCCACACCCACCGGCTCGACCGCGCGGTGTTCGACCGTCCGCAGCGTCCGGCCGGTGAGACCGCCCTGCCGCAGCTCGGCGACCACCTCGTCCTGCTGGGCCCGGCGGGTGCGCAACCACGAGGCTGCCGCGCCACGCCACCATCCCGCCGCGGGCATCATCCGGTTCACGACGACGCCGTCGACCGCGATCCCACGCAGCGCCAGCGCCGTCAGCGTGCGTCTCGTTTCGGCGGCCACCACCCGCTCGGGGGTGAGCACGAGGCGCACGGTGGTGGTGTCGCGATCGGTGAGCAGCGCACGGAGTGATTCGACGTGGGCGGCGAAGCGGTCGACCGACCGGGCCACGCGTGTCGTCGAGCGCCACCCCGACAGGCGCCGGAGGTAACCCACGGCGGCGTCCGGCAATGCCAGCAGGCGCAGGGTCTCGGCCGTGGGACCGCAGTCCACCACGACGTTCTCCCACGGGCCCTCGTCCGCGAGCCGTTGTACCCGGCTCAGCGACAGGAGTTCGTCCACACCGGGCAGCACGGTGAGCTCCTCGGCGTCGAGCGCGTCCACTCCCAACCCCGACAGCGCGGAGGCCAGCTCGCGACGCAGCGAGTCCCACACGTCGTCGACCAACGCGCGGGCGCCGAGCTGCGCGCCGTACAGGTGGCTGTCCACTTCGGAGGGCTCGTCGGAGAGCCGCACGCCCACCGCGTCGGACAGCGAGTGGGCGGGGTCCGTGGAGACCACCAGGGTCTTGCGGCCACGGCGGGCCAGGCACGCTCCCGTGGCCGCGGCGAGCGTCGTCTTGCCGACGCCCCCCTTCCCGGTGAACAGCAGGACCCGCAC from the Saccharomonospora azurea NA-128 genome contains:
- a CDS encoding ROK family protein produces the protein MPAIGVDVGGTSVRAGVVDDDGCVVDFARVATPGAEDALEDAITTVVDELRARHTVEAVGLAVAGFVRPDRRAVLFAPHLPWRAAPVADRMSGRLGVPVTLEHDANAAAVGEHRFGAARGAEVALLLALGTGIGAGLLLGGRIFRGAHGVAPELGHLRVVPDGRPCPCGRRGCWERYCSGTALAATAVELLARHGSRSTVLARDATDLAAVTGRRVAHAAREGDPVALEAFADLARWLGEGLALIADVYDPEVIVLAGGVTESAPLFADEAREHYARVLTGAGHRPLARIRTSQLGDATAIVGAATLARERA
- a CDS encoding ArsA family ATPase; the protein is MRVLLFTGKGGVGKTTLAAATGACLARRGRKTLVVSTDPAHSLSDAVGVRLSDEPSEVDSHLYGAQLGARALVDDVWDSLRRELASALSGLGVDALDAEELTVLPGVDELLSLSRVQRLADEGPWENVVVDCGPTAETLRLLALPDAAVGYLRRLSGWRSTTRVARSVDRFAAHVESLRALLTDRDTTTVRLVLTPERVVAAETRRTLTALALRGIAVDGVVVNRMMPAAGWWRGAAASWLRTRRAQQDEVVAELRQGGLTGRTLRTVEHRAVEPVGVEALLEIADELYGETNPLVGESTATTLLQTTEVDGGFRLRIGMPLDKDSEVALARVDDDLAVTVDGFRRLVALPEALRPYTLTGAESDARGLVVHLEKPE
- a CDS encoding NUDIX hydrolase; the encoded protein is MFGGDDGFVRCGCGRRHWGPLGAAGLLLTHPSRGVLLQHRARWTHHGSTWALPGGAVLPGETPVEAAVRETEEETAVPSGSVHVLASCVADHGAWGYTTVLATVRHEVRPRVANCESAALRWVPPDDVESYELHGEFAEAWPALREQLDRRLTVVVDAANVVGARPDGWWRDRAAAATRLRDRLAHLASAGVPAPRLGLGPDARWRWWPRIVLVTEGRARGIGAVDGVDVVEAPGEGDDTVVTTVAEARASGPRDHVVVATADRELRRRVAEYGVTFVGPGELWSLLDQASAGRDGVA